From the genome of Ptychodera flava strain L36383 chromosome 20, AS_Pfla_20210202, whole genome shotgun sequence, one region includes:
- the LOC139120339 gene encoding CCA tRNA nucleotidyltransferase 1, mitochondrial-like, with product MLFRTLHVSIRRGFILQSVRRYSNWKMAEADALHCAKKIKLDVDSQEFNSMFTPELRRLADVFKQHNHELRIAGGAVRDLLMGKQPQDVDFATTATPAEMKDMFESEGIRMLNTKGEKHGTITPRINNMNFEVTTLRVDVLTDGRHAEVEFTRDWRIDAERRDLTINSMFLGLDGTVYDFFNGKEDLERRKVEFVGNAVTRIQEDYLRILRYFRFYGRIAESSDEHSQQTLTAIRENADGLAGISGERIWMELKKIVVGNHAANLMRCMYELGLHTFMGLPEDGDLNEFQTVCNRSLLLSPNPMTVVSSLFKNEKGVLALDKRLKISAEERKIGLFIVDNRKDVTHKEPLKPYKDMIIMGSVRDPDTRSKVVELLKYKGEAEMLTEIKNWQMPKFPVSGKDLINMGIKPGKKFGRYIDRLRESWKESNYTSTKEELLQEAEKFKSE from the exons ATGCTTTTCAGGACATTGCATGTGAGCATCAGGAGAGGGTTTATCTTGCAATCTGTTAGACGGTACTCAAACTGGAAAATGGCAGAAGCAGACGCCCTCCATTGCGCGAAGAAGATCAAACTTGACGTCGATTCACAAGAGTTCAACTCCATGTTTACCCCCGAACTGAGGAGACTCGCTGATGTCTTCAAACAGCATAATCATGAACTTAGAATTGCTGGTGGAGCCGTTAGAGATCTACTCATGGGC AAACAGCCACAAGATGTGGATTttgcaacaacagcaacaccaGCTGAAATGAAGGACATGTTCGAAAGTGAAGGAATTAGGATGCTGAATACAAAGGGAGAGAAACATGGCACAATAACTCCAAGAATAAATAATATGAATTTTGAAGTAACAACACTGCGAGTGGATGTTCTGACTGATGGAAGACATGCAGAAGTGGAGTTCACAAGAGATTGGAGAATAGACGCTGAGAGGAGAGACTTGACAATCAATTCCATGTTTCTAG GTTTAGATGGAACTGTGTATGATTTCTTCAATGGCAAAGAAGATCTTGAACGACGAAAAGTAGAATTTGTAGGAAATGCTGTCACTAGGATACAAGAAGATTACCTAAGGATACTTCGATACTTCAG ATTTTATGGCAGAATAGCAGAGAGCTCAGATGAACACAGCCAACAGACACTGACAGCAATCAGAGAAAATGCAGATGGATTGGCAGGGATCTCTGGTGAACGAATCTGGATGGAACTCAAGAAAATTGTGGTTGGTAACCATGCTGCCAATCTTATGAGGTGTATGTATGAGCTTGGACTGCACACATTCATGG GACTGCCGGAGGATGGTGACTTGAATGAATTCCAGACAGTGTGCAATAGGTCTCTTTTGTTGAGTCCAAACCCAATGACAGTCGTCAGTTCACTGTTCAAAAATGAGAAGGGTGTCCTTGCCCTTGACAAAAGATTAAAAATTTCTGCAGAGGAGAGAAAGATAGGCTTGTTCATTGTGGACAATAGAAAAGATGTCACTCACAAAGAACCACTGAAACCATACAAGGATATGATTATAATG GGATCAGTAAGAGATCCAGACACACGTTCCAAAGTGGTAGAGTTACTGAAGTACAAGGGAGAAGCTGAAATGCTCACGGAAATAAAAAACTGGCAGATGCCCAAATTCCCAGTGTCCGGGAAAGACTTGATAAACATGGGAATAAAACCAGGGAAAAAGTTTGGAAGGTATATCGACAGACTGCGAGAGAGCTGGAAAGAGAGTAATTACACATCAACAAAGGAAGAACTTCTACAAGAAGCAGAGAAGTTTAAATCAGAGTAG
- the LOC139120340 gene encoding uncharacterized protein, producing the protein MMLYLLAVLCILSTGTATDHPEAFQVEDGQLYDEKAVVDQKRDSKDSEYGAADKFPDYNVEQPDQLYNAEVKVPQIQKAWQSPEIPHPPRVQQSRSDVDVRQMRFARPTRPPIRQPIEIPNPNVPKPPSFYHPKPPRPRPRPIPRPRPYRPPFFG; encoded by the exons ATGATGCTCTATCTGTTGGCTGTATTGTGCATACTGAGCACTGGTACTGCAACTGACCACCCAGAAGCATTCCAAGTGGAAGATGGGCAGCTTTACGATGAAAAAGCAGTTGTAGATCAG AAACGTGACAGCAAAGATAGTGAATATGGTGCAGCAGATAAGTTTCCAGACTACAATGTTGAACAACCAGACCAGCTGTATAACGCTGAAGTTAAAGTTCCACAGATACAAAAGGCCTGGCAATCTCCAGAAATTCCTCATCCACCACGGGTACAGCAATCTCGCTCTGATGTTGACGTTCGACAGATGCGCTTTGCAAGACCTACTAGGCCTCCTATCAGACAGCCCATCGAAATTCCCAATCCCAACGTACCGAAACCTCCTTCCTTCTATCATCCTAAACCTCCCCGTCCACGTCCACGTCCAATCCCAAGACCAAGACCTTACCGTCCACCTTTCTTTGGATAA